A genome region from Proteus vulgaris includes the following:
- the argO gene encoding arginine exporter ArgO, whose protein sequence is MFTTFFQGFLLSAAMILPIGAQNAFVLQQGSKKQFHLMSALLCALSDVILITAGVFGGSALLSQSEILLLLITWGGVAFLLWYGWNAFKTALSKDIELSQSKNQVKSRWRVIVTLVAVTWLNPHVYLDTFVVIGSIGGQLTSELRPWFTCGAIFASISWFFALSLLAAWFSPILSKVRSQRIINLFVGCVMWFIAVQLAAQGWKTLF, encoded by the coding sequence ATGTTCACGACTTTTTTTCAGGGGTTTCTATTAAGCGCAGCAATGATTTTGCCAATTGGTGCTCAGAATGCCTTTGTTTTACAACAAGGAAGTAAAAAACAGTTTCATTTAATGAGTGCATTATTATGTGCTTTGAGTGATGTTATTTTGATCACCGCCGGTGTCTTTGGTGGAAGTGCGCTACTTAGCCAATCAGAAATACTTTTATTACTGATCACTTGGGGAGGTGTGGCGTTCTTATTATGGTATGGCTGGAATGCATTTAAAACTGCGCTTTCAAAAGATATTGAATTATCACAAAGTAAAAATCAGGTAAAAAGCCGTTGGCGTGTGATTGTGACATTAGTTGCCGTAACTTGGCTTAATCCTCATGTTTATTTAGATACTTTTGTTGTGATAGGCAGCATTGGCGGGCAATTGACGTCAGAACTGCGTCCTTGGTTTACATGTGGTGCGATATTTGCGTCTATAAGCTGGTTTTTTGCATTATCACTACTGGCAGCTTGGTTTTCTCCAATATTAAGCAAAGTACGCTCACAACGTATTATTAATCTATTTGTCGGATGTGTAATGTGGTTTATTGCTGTTCAATTGGCAGCGCAAGGTTGGAAAACTCTCTTTTAA
- the mscS gene encoding small-conductance mechanosensitive channel MscS — translation MNELPASLDEATGWFVANQDLFIQYAVNIIAAFLILFVGLFVSKMIGKGVARVLTLRHIDATVVTFLSVLVRYTVVAFTLIAVLGRLGVQTASVIAVLGAAGLAVGLALQGSLSNFAAGVLIVIFRPIRTDEYVMIGSVEGTVKDVQIFSTTLRSADDRIIVIPNSKIISSEVINLSREPNRRTQIIVGVAYDADIDKVKQVLGDVVAKDKRIQHDKGVTIRLHEMAPSSLNFVVRVWTTNGDAWPVYWDLMEDFKRTLDANNIGIPFPQMDVYMHQTQSATAKVE, via the coding sequence ATGAATGAATTACCGGCTAGTTTAGATGAAGCAACAGGTTGGTTTGTGGCAAATCAGGATCTCTTTATTCAGTATGCTGTGAATATTATTGCTGCATTCTTGATACTGTTCGTTGGTCTTTTTGTGTCAAAAATGATTGGTAAAGGTGTCGCAAGAGTTTTAACGCTGCGCCACATTGATGCTACCGTCGTGACATTTTTGTCTGTTTTAGTTCGTTATACCGTTGTTGCTTTTACCTTAATTGCAGTATTAGGGCGATTAGGGGTTCAAACAGCATCTGTTATCGCTGTATTGGGTGCCGCTGGTTTAGCTGTCGGTTTAGCATTACAAGGTTCACTGTCTAATTTTGCTGCTGGTGTACTGATTGTTATTTTCCGTCCAATACGTACAGATGAATATGTGATGATTGGTTCTGTCGAAGGTACCGTGAAAGATGTGCAGATTTTTTCTACCACATTACGTTCAGCAGATGACAGAATAATTGTTATTCCAAATAGTAAAATTATCAGTAGTGAAGTAATCAACTTAAGCCGCGAGCCTAATCGCCGTACACAAATTATTGTTGGTGTGGCTTATGATGCTGATATTGATAAAGTGAAACAAGTCCTAGGTGATGTTGTTGCTAAAGATAAACGTATTCAACATGATAAAGGCGTCACTATCCGTTTACATGAAATGGCACCGTCTTCATTAAACTTTGTAGTTCGTGTTTGGACAACTAATGGTGATGCATGGCCTGTTTATTGGGATCTGATGGAAGATTTTAAACGCACATTAGATGCGAATAATATTGGTATTCCATTCCCACAAATGGATGTTTATATGCATCAAACACAAAGTGCGACAGCGAAAGTAGAATAG
- a CDS encoding YacL family protein, whose amino-acid sequence MDYEFQRDLTGGILARFSMDHEAIGYWLNDEIQGDISLIDQILEEMERIKGSEKQWELIGKEYSLSIDDEEVMVRANTLHFETDEMEEGMSYYDNESISFCGLDDFATMLQKYRLFILENRRN is encoded by the coding sequence ATGGATTATGAATTTCAGCGAGATCTCACTGGCGGTATATTAGCCCGTTTTTCGATGGATCATGAAGCAATAGGCTATTGGTTGAATGATGAAATTCAAGGCGATATCAGCCTGATAGATCAAATTCTTGAAGAAATGGAAAGAATTAAAGGCAGTGAAAAACAGTGGGAACTTATCGGTAAAGAATACAGTCTTTCTATTGATGACGAAGAAGTGATGGTAAGAGCCAATACCTTGCATTTTGAAACGGATGAAATGGAAGAGGGCATGAGCTATTACGATAATGAAAGTATCTCTTTTTGTGGTTTAGATGATTTTGCTACTATGCTGCAAAAATATCGGTTATTTATTCTGGAAAATAGAAGAAATTAA
- the acnB gene encoding bifunctional aconitate hydratase 2/2-methylisocitrate dehydratase, which produces MLEEYRKHVAERAAEGVVPKPLDATQTAALVELLKNPPKGEEEFLLDLIVNRVPPGVDEAAYVKAGFLTALAKGETTSPLITPEKAVELLGTMQGGYNIHALIESLENDKLAPIAAKALSHTLLMFDNFYDVEEKAKAGNVYAKQIMQSWADAQWFTERPALAEKITVTVFKVTGETNTDDLSPAPDAWSRPDIPLHALAMLKNAREGIEPDQPGSVGPIKQIEALNKKGFPLAYVGDVVGTGSSRKSATNSVLWFMGEDIPFVPNKRGGGVVLGGKIAPIFFNTMEDAGALPIEVDVSKLNMGDVIDIYPYKGEIRNHETNELLETFELKTEVLIDEVRAGGRIPLIIGRGLTSKARESLGLPVSTLFRHAKPVEESNRGFSLAQKMVGRACGRPGIRPGEYCEPKMTSVGSQDTTGPMTRDELKDLACLGFSADLVMQSFCHTAAYPKPVDVTTHHTLPDFIMNRGGVSLRPGDGIIHSWLNRMLLPDTVGTGGDSHTRFPIGISFPAGSGLVAFAAATGVMPLDMPESVLVRFKGEMQPGVTLRDLVHAIPYYAIQDGLLTVEKKGKKNIFSGRILEIEGLPELKVEQAFELADASAERSAAGCTIKLDKAPIIEYLQSNIILLKWMIAEGYGDRRTIERRITSMENWLKDPQLLEADADAEYAAVIEIDLNEIKEPILCAPNDPDDARLLSEVANSKIDEVFIGSCMTNIGHFRAAGKLLDQHKGQLPTRLWVAPPTKMDAAQLTEEGYYSVFGKSGARIEVPGCSLCMGNQARVADGATVVSTSTRNFPNRLGTGANVYLASAELAAVASLLGRLPEPQEYLDFMNKVDETAEDTYRYLNFDQLEQYTDKADQVIFQTTV; this is translated from the coding sequence GTGCTAGAAGAATACCGTAAGCACGTAGCAGAGCGTGCAGCTGAAGGTGTCGTTCCAAAACCTCTCGATGCCACACAAACAGCCGCACTTGTTGAGCTATTAAAAAATCCCCCTAAAGGTGAAGAAGAATTTCTTCTTGATTTAATTGTTAACCGCGTTCCACCTGGAGTTGATGAAGCTGCCTATGTTAAGGCGGGTTTTTTAACTGCCCTCGCGAAAGGCGAAACCACATCACCACTTATCACACCAGAAAAAGCGGTTGAATTATTAGGCACTATGCAAGGTGGCTATAATATCCATGCTTTAATCGAATCTCTGGAAAATGATAAGTTAGCCCCAATTGCAGCCAAAGCGCTTTCTCACACATTACTGATGTTTGATAACTTCTATGATGTTGAGGAAAAAGCGAAAGCAGGCAATGTTTATGCTAAGCAAATTATGCAATCTTGGGCTGATGCACAGTGGTTTACTGAGCGCCCTGCATTAGCAGAAAAAATTACAGTTACCGTATTTAAAGTCACTGGTGAAACCAATACCGATGACTTATCTCCAGCACCTGATGCTTGGTCCCGCCCTGATATCCCATTACATGCCTTAGCAATGTTGAAAAATGCACGCGAAGGTATTGAACCTGACCAGCCGGGTAGCGTAGGACCAATTAAACAAATCGAAGCATTAAATAAGAAAGGCTTCCCACTGGCTTATGTTGGTGATGTTGTAGGGACTGGCTCATCACGTAAATCAGCAACTAACTCTGTACTTTGGTTTATGGGTGAGGACATTCCGTTTGTTCCTAATAAACGTGGTGGTGGCGTTGTTCTTGGCGGTAAAATCGCACCTATCTTCTTTAATACTATGGAAGATGCGGGCGCACTCCCTATCGAGGTCGATGTTTCTAAATTAAATATGGGGGATGTCATTGATATCTACCCATACAAAGGTGAAATTCGCAACCATGAAACGAATGAATTACTGGAAACCTTTGAACTGAAAACCGAAGTATTAATTGATGAAGTTCGGGCGGGAGGGCGTATTCCATTGATCATTGGTCGTGGATTAACATCAAAAGCGCGCGAATCATTAGGTTTACCGGTTAGCACATTGTTCCGTCATGCGAAACCTGTTGAAGAAAGCAACCGTGGTTTCTCACTCGCTCAGAAAATGGTAGGCCGTGCTTGTGGTCGTCCTGGTATTCGCCCAGGCGAATACTGTGAACCCAAAATGACTTCAGTAGGTTCACAAGATACAACAGGCCCAATGACTCGTGATGAGTTAAAAGACTTGGCATGCCTTGGTTTCTCTGCTGATTTAGTGATGCAATCATTCTGTCATACCGCGGCATATCCAAAACCGGTAGATGTTACAACACATCACACATTACCTGATTTCATTATGAACCGTGGTGGTGTTTCACTGCGTCCAGGCGACGGTATTATCCACTCATGGTTAAACCGTATGTTATTGCCTGATACTGTTGGTACAGGTGGTGACTCGCATACGCGTTTCCCTATTGGGATCTCATTCCCAGCAGGCTCTGGGTTAGTGGCTTTTGCAGCCGCTACTGGGGTTATGCCATTAGATATGCCAGAATCTGTTCTGGTACGTTTTAAAGGCGAAATGCAGCCAGGTGTGACACTGCGTGACTTAGTTCATGCTATCCCTTATTACGCGATCCAAGACGGTTTACTGACCGTTGAGAAAAAAGGTAAGAAGAACATTTTCTCTGGTCGTATTCTTGAGATTGAAGGTTTACCAGAACTGAAAGTAGAACAAGCATTTGAACTTGCTGATGCATCAGCAGAACGTTCAGCGGCAGGTTGTACCATTAAACTGGATAAAGCGCCTATTATTGAGTACCTGCAATCTAATATCATTTTACTGAAATGGATGATTGCTGAAGGTTATGGCGACCGCCGTACTATCGAGCGCCGTATCACTTCAATGGAAAACTGGTTGAAAGATCCGCAATTACTTGAAGCCGATGCAGATGCAGAATATGCGGCAGTGATCGAAATTGATTTAAATGAGATCAAAGAGCCAATTCTGTGTGCACCTAACGATCCAGATGATGCTCGCCTATTATCAGAAGTGGCAAACAGCAAAATTGATGAAGTCTTCATTGGTTCTTGTATGACGAACATTGGTCACTTCCGTGCGGCGGGTAAACTGCTTGATCAACACAAAGGTCAATTACCAACACGTTTATGGGTTGCTCCACCAACAAAAATGGATGCAGCACAATTAACGGAAGAAGGCTATTATAGCGTTTTTGGTAAGAGTGGAGCACGTATTGAAGTACCAGGTTGTTCACTCTGTATGGGTAACCAAGCGCGAGTTGCTGATGGTGCAACCGTTGTTTCAACTTCGACACGTAACTTCCCTAACCGCTTAGGTACAGGTGCAAATGTGTATCTGGCTTCCGCGGAGCTTGCGGCTGTGGCTTCATTATTAGGTCGTTTACCAGAGCCACAAGAGTATCTGGATTTCATGAATAAAGTGGATGAAACAGCTGAAGATACTTATCGCTATCTAAATTTTGACCAACTAGAGCAATATACAGACAAAGCAGACCAAGTTATTTTCCAAACAACGGTATAA
- the lpdA gene encoding dihydrolipoyl dehydrogenase, with the protein MSTEIKAQVVVLGAGPAGYSAAFRCADLGLETVLVERHSTLGGVCLNVGCIPSKALLHVAKVIEEAKALSEHGVVFDAPKTDIDKIRIWKDKVISQLTGGLAGMAKGRKVTVVNGEARFTGSHTLSVEGAEGTTTITFDNAIVAAGSRPIELPFIPHEDPRVWDSTDALQLKTVPERLLVMGGGIIGLEMGTVYHALGSQIDVVEMFDQVIPAADKDVVKVFTKRISKKFNLMLETKVTAVEAKEDGIYVTMEGKKAPAEPQRYDAVLVAIGRVPNGKLLDAGKAGIEVDDRGFIHVDKQMRTNVPHIFAIGDIVGQPMLAHKGVHEGHVAAEVISGKKHYFDPKVIPSIAYTEPEVAWVGMTEKEAKEKGVSYEVASFPWAASGRAIASDCADGMTKLIFDKETNRVIGGAIVGSNGGELLGEIGLAIEMGCDAEDIALTIHAHPTLYESIGMAAEVFEGSITDLPNPKAKKKK; encoded by the coding sequence ATGAGTACTGAAATTAAAGCACAGGTAGTGGTTCTCGGTGCAGGCCCTGCGGGTTATTCCGCAGCGTTCCGTTGCGCTGACTTAGGTTTAGAAACAGTTTTAGTTGAACGTCACTCTACGTTAGGTGGTGTTTGTCTGAACGTGGGTTGTATCCCTTCTAAAGCGTTACTCCACGTTGCTAAAGTTATCGAAGAAGCGAAAGCATTATCTGAACACGGTGTTGTATTTGACGCACCAAAAACAGATATCGACAAAATTCGCATCTGGAAAGATAAAGTTATCTCTCAGTTAACGGGTGGCTTAGCGGGCATGGCTAAAGGCCGTAAAGTGACTGTCGTTAATGGCGAAGCACGATTCACGGGTTCTCATACATTGTCTGTTGAAGGTGCCGAAGGTACAACGACCATCACGTTTGACAATGCAATCGTTGCTGCCGGCTCACGTCCAATCGAATTACCATTCATTCCACATGAAGACCCACGTGTATGGGACTCAACAGATGCACTGCAACTGAAAACCGTACCAGAGCGTTTACTGGTTATGGGTGGCGGTATCATCGGTCTGGAAATGGGAACGGTTTATCACGCTCTAGGTTCTCAGATTGACGTAGTTGAAATGTTTGATCAGGTTATTCCTGCTGCTGATAAAGACGTGGTTAAAGTATTTACCAAACGTATCAGCAAGAAATTTAACCTGATGCTAGAAACTAAAGTGACTGCTGTTGAAGCAAAAGAAGATGGCATCTACGTAACAATGGAAGGCAAAAAAGCCCCAGCAGAACCACAGCGTTACGATGCCGTTTTAGTTGCTATCGGTCGTGTACCTAACGGTAAACTGTTAGACGCAGGTAAAGCAGGTATCGAAGTTGATGATCGTGGCTTTATCCATGTTGATAAACAAATGCGTACTAACGTACCTCACATCTTTGCTATCGGTGACATCGTTGGTCAACCAATGCTGGCTCACAAAGGTGTTCATGAAGGCCACGTTGCAGCAGAAGTTATCTCTGGTAAGAAACATTACTTTGATCCTAAAGTTATTCCATCAATCGCTTATACTGAACCAGAAGTTGCATGGGTTGGTATGACGGAAAAAGAAGCGAAAGAGAAAGGTGTTAGCTATGAAGTGGCTTCTTTCCCTTGGGCGGCATCAGGCCGTGCAATCGCATCAGATTGTGCTGATGGTATGACTAAACTGATTTTCGACAAAGAAACTAACCGTGTTATCGGTGGTGCAATTGTGGGTTCTAACGGTGGTGAACTGTTAGGTGAAATCGGTCTGGCAATCGAAATGGGTTGTGATGCTGAAGATATCGCATTAACTATCCACGCTCACCCAACGTTATACGAATCAATCGGTATGGCTGCGGAAGTATTTGAAGGTAGTATCACTGACCTGCCAAATCCAAAAGCGAAAAAGAAAAAATAA
- the aceF gene encoding pyruvate dehydrogenase complex dihydrolipoyllysine-residue acetyltransferase translates to MSIEIKVPDIGADEVEVTEVMVKVGDRIEEEQSLITVEGDKASMEVPSPQAGVVKEIKIAVGDKVQTGSLIMIFEAEGAAQAAPAQEAAPAPSAAAPAASELKEVHVPDIGGDEVEVTEVMVKVGDSIAEEQSLITVEGDKASMEVPAPFAGVVKEIKIATGDKVSTGSLIMVFEVAGSAPVAQAAPAPAASAPVASAVKEVNVPDIGGDEVEVTEVMVKVGDSISEEQSLITVEGDKASMEVPAPFAGVVKEIKIAVGDKVKTGSLIMMFEVAGAAPAPAAPAAAAPAPANSTPAAPAKAQAPAPAAKEEFVENDAYVHATPVIRRLAREFGVNLAKVKGTGRKGRILREDVQSYVKELIKRAESAPANAGGGLPGMLPWPKVDFSKFGEIEEVELSRIQKISGANLSRNWVMIPHVNLFDEADITEVEEFRKQQNKEAEKKKLDVKITPLVFVMKAAAKALADMPRFNSSISEDGQKLILKKYINIGIAVDTPNGLVVPVFKDVNKKGILELSYELAEVSKKARAGKLTAADMQGGCFTISSLGGIGTTGFAPIVNAPEVAIMGLSRSSMKPVWNGKEFVPRLILPMSLSFDHRVIDGADGARFITLINQYMSDLRRLVM, encoded by the coding sequence ATGTCTATTGAAATTAAAGTCCCAGATATCGGTGCTGATGAAGTTGAAGTCACCGAAGTGATGGTGAAAGTGGGCGACCGCATTGAGGAAGAACAATCCTTAATCACCGTAGAAGGCGATAAAGCGTCTATGGAAGTTCCATCACCACAAGCGGGTGTGGTTAAAGAGATTAAAATTGCCGTGGGCGATAAAGTCCAAACTGGCTCTCTTATCATGATTTTTGAAGCAGAGGGTGCCGCGCAAGCAGCACCTGCTCAAGAAGCCGCACCAGCACCTTCTGCTGCGGCACCCGCAGCTAGCGAACTAAAAGAAGTTCACGTTCCAGATATCGGCGGTGACGAAGTTGAAGTAACTGAAGTCATGGTCAAAGTGGGCGATAGCATTGCTGAAGAACAATCACTGATTACTGTTGAAGGTGATAAAGCTTCAATGGAAGTTCCAGCACCGTTTGCTGGTGTAGTGAAAGAAATTAAAATCGCAACAGGTGATAAAGTGAGCACAGGCTCTCTTATCATGGTATTTGAAGTTGCTGGTAGCGCACCTGTTGCTCAAGCCGCACCCGCTCCAGCAGCATCTGCACCAGTAGCATCTGCTGTGAAAGAAGTGAATGTTCCAGATATCGGTGGTGACGAAGTTGAAGTGACTGAAGTGATGGTAAAAGTAGGTGATTCCATCTCTGAAGAACAATCGCTGATCACGGTTGAAGGTGATAAAGCTTCAATGGAAGTTCCTGCACCATTTGCAGGTGTGGTTAAAGAGATCAAAATTGCAGTGGGTGACAAAGTGAAAACGGGCTCACTGATCATGATGTTCGAAGTTGCTGGTGCTGCTCCAGCTCCTGCAGCTCCAGCCGCTGCCGCACCTGCTCCAGCAAATTCTACACCAGCAGCACCTGCGAAAGCACAAGCGCCAGCACCAGCAGCAAAAGAAGAATTTGTTGAAAATGATGCTTACGTTCATGCAACGCCTGTTATTCGCCGTTTAGCACGCGAATTTGGTGTGAATTTAGCGAAAGTAAAAGGGACAGGTCGTAAAGGTCGTATCTTACGTGAAGACGTTCAGTCTTACGTGAAAGAGTTAATTAAACGTGCTGAATCAGCGCCTGCTAATGCAGGTGGCGGATTACCAGGCATGCTACCTTGGCCGAAAGTTGACTTCAGTAAGTTTGGTGAAATTGAAGAAGTTGAATTAAGCCGTATCCAGAAAATTTCGGGTGCTAACTTAAGCCGTAACTGGGTGATGATCCCTCACGTAAATCTGTTTGATGAAGCAGATATCACTGAGGTTGAAGAATTCCGTAAACAGCAAAATAAAGAAGCCGAGAAGAAAAAACTGGATGTTAAGATCACGCCGTTAGTCTTCGTCATGAAAGCAGCAGCGAAAGCACTGGCAGATATGCCACGCTTTAACAGCTCTATCTCTGAAGATGGACAGAAACTGATCCTGAAAAAATACATCAATATCGGTATTGCTGTAGATACACCTAATGGTCTTGTTGTTCCTGTTTTCAAAGATGTTAACAAAAAAGGCATTCTCGAACTGTCTTATGAGTTAGCAGAAGTTTCTAAGAAAGCACGTGCAGGTAAACTGACAGCAGCAGATATGCAAGGCGGGTGTTTCACCATTTCTAGCCTTGGTGGTATCGGTACTACCGGTTTTGCACCAATCGTTAACGCGCCAGAAGTTGCGATTATGGGACTTTCCCGTTCTTCTATGAAACCAGTATGGAATGGTAAAGAATTCGTACCACGCTTGATTTTACCAATGTCACTATCTTTCGATCACCGTGTGATTGATGGTGCTGACGGTGCTCGATTCATCACTCTGATTAATCAGTACATGAGTGATTTACGTCGTTTGGTAATGTAA
- the aceE gene encoding pyruvate dehydrogenase (acetyl-transferring), homodimeric type, translating into MSDMLKNDVDPIETRDWLQAIDSVIREEGVERAQFLIDQVLKQARNGGLNIALGGSVHSDYINTIPAEDEPAYPGNLELERRIRSAIRWNAVMMVLRASKKDLELGGHMASFQSSATLYEVCFNHFFRAHNETDGGDLVYFQGHISPGIYARAFLEGRLTEEQLNNFRQEIGGKGLSSYPHPKLMPEFWQFPTVSMGLGPLSAIYQAKFLKYLNHRGLKDTTKQTVYAFLGDGEMDEPESKGAITIAVREKLDNLCFVINCNLQRLDGPVTGNGKIVNELEGIFAGAGWNVIKVMWGDRWDELLRKDTSGKLIQLMNETLDGDYQTFKSRDGAYVREHFFNRYPETAALVKDMTDDEIWALNRGGHDPKKVFAAFQKAKDTQNQPTVILAQTIKGYGMGETAEGKNIAHQVKKMNMDGVHHFRDRFNIPVADEQIKDLPYITFDKESEEYKYLHARRQDLGGYLPARRPRFDEKLDIPTLEDFSQLLEEQSKEISTTIAFVRALNVMLKNKSIKDRLVPIIADEARTFGMEGLFRQIGIYSPNGQQYTPQDREQVAYYKEDVKGQILQEGINELGAGASWLAAATSYSTNNLPMIPFYIYYSMFGFQRIGDLCWAAGDQQARGFLVGGTSGRTTLNGEGLQHEDGHSHIQSLTIPNCISYDPAFAYEVAVIMQDGLERMYGDKQENVYYYITTLNENYHMPAMPAGVEEGIRKGIYKLESLEGAKGKVQLLGSGSILRHVREAAQILSAEYGIGSDVYSVTSFTELARDGQDCERWNMLHPSEAPRVPYIAQIMNDAPAVASTDYMKLFAEQVRTYVPADDYRVLGTDGFGRSDSRENLRHHFEVDTSYVIVAALGELAKRGEIDVKVVEEAIKKYNINPEKVNPRLA; encoded by the coding sequence ATGTCAGATATGCTGAAAAATGACGTGGATCCGATCGAAACTCGCGACTGGTTACAAGCGATCGACTCGGTCATCCGTGAAGAAGGTGTTGAGCGTGCACAGTTCCTGATTGATCAGGTATTAAAACAAGCCCGTAATGGTGGTCTTAATATTGCTTTAGGCGGTTCTGTACACAGTGATTATATCAATACCATTCCTGCTGAAGATGAACCCGCTTACCCTGGCAATCTGGAATTAGAGCGTCGTATTCGTTCTGCTATTCGCTGGAACGCAGTAATGATGGTTCTGCGTGCATCCAAAAAAGATTTGGAACTCGGCGGACACATGGCGTCATTCCAATCTTCTGCAACTTTATATGAAGTGTGTTTTAACCATTTCTTCCGCGCACATAATGAAACTGATGGCGGCGACTTAGTTTACTTCCAAGGTCATATCTCCCCAGGTATCTACGCTCGTGCATTCTTAGAAGGTCGTTTAACTGAAGAGCAATTAAATAACTTCCGTCAAGAAATCGGTGGTAAAGGTCTATCTTCTTATCCACACCCTAAATTAATGCCTGAGTTCTGGCAGTTCCCAACCGTTTCTATGGGTCTGGGACCACTATCTGCAATTTACCAAGCTAAATTCCTGAAATATTTGAATCACCGTGGCTTAAAAGATACAACTAAACAAACTGTTTATGCGTTCTTAGGCGATGGCGAGATGGACGAGCCAGAATCTAAAGGTGCTATCACCATCGCAGTTCGCGAAAAATTAGACAATCTGTGTTTCGTGATTAACTGTAACTTACAACGTCTTGATGGCCCAGTTACAGGGAACGGAAAAATTGTTAACGAATTAGAAGGTATCTTCGCAGGTGCTGGCTGGAACGTTATCAAAGTTATGTGGGGCGATCGTTGGGATGAGCTTCTGCGTAAAGACACTTCCGGTAAACTCATTCAATTAATGAATGAAACTCTGGATGGTGACTACCAGACATTTAAATCTCGTGACGGCGCTTATGTCCGTGAGCATTTCTTCAATCGTTACCCAGAAACTGCCGCATTAGTTAAAGATATGACTGATGATGAAATCTGGGCATTAAACCGTGGTGGTCACGATCCGAAGAAAGTTTTTGCTGCATTCCAAAAAGCAAAAGATACTCAAAACCAACCAACTGTTATTTTAGCTCAAACCATCAAAGGTTATGGTATGGGTGAAACAGCAGAAGGTAAAAATATTGCTCACCAAGTTAAAAAAATGAACATGGATGGCGTTCATCATTTCCGTGATCGTTTCAATATTCCTGTTGCTGATGAGCAAATCAAAGATCTGCCTTATATTACTTTTGATAAAGAATCAGAAGAATACAAATATCTGCATGCACGTCGTCAGGATTTAGGAGGTTACCTACCTGCTCGTCGTCCACGCTTTGACGAAAAACTGGATATTCCAACACTAGAAGATTTCAGCCAATTACTGGAAGAACAATCTAAAGAGATTTCAACAACTATCGCATTTGTTCGTGCCCTGAACGTGATGTTGAAAAACAAATCTATCAAAGATCGTTTAGTACCAATTATTGCAGATGAAGCGCGTACTTTCGGTATGGAAGGTCTGTTCCGTCAAATCGGTATTTATAGTCCGAATGGCCAACAATATACGCCTCAAGATCGTGAGCAAGTTGCTTACTATAAAGAAGACGTTAAAGGTCAAATTCTGCAAGAAGGTATCAACGAACTGGGTGCTGGCGCATCTTGGTTAGCAGCTGCAACATCTTACAGCACTAACAATCTGCCAATGATCCCATTCTATATCTACTACTCCATGTTTGGTTTCCAACGTATCGGCGACTTATGCTGGGCTGCGGGAGACCAACAAGCACGTGGTTTCTTAGTCGGTGGTACTTCAGGTCGTACAACACTTAACGGTGAAGGCTTACAGCACGAAGATGGTCATAGCCATATTCAATCGCTGACTATTCCTAACTGTATCTCTTATGATCCAGCATTCGCTTATGAAGTTGCTGTTATCATGCAAGACGGTTTAGAGCGTATGTATGGTGATAAACAAGAAAACGTTTATTACTACATCACTACATTGAACGAAAACTACCATATGCCAGCAATGCCAGCAGGTGTTGAAGAAGGTATCCGTAAAGGTATCTATAAACTGGAATCTCTGGAAGGCGCGAAAGGTAAAGTTCAGTTACTGGGTTCAGGTTCTATTCTGCGTCACGTTCGTGAAGCAGCGCAAATCCTGTCTGCTGAATACGGTATTGGTTCTGATGTTTATAGCGTAACTTCATTCACTGAATTGGCTCGTGATGGTCAAGATTGTGAACGTTGGAATATGCTACACCCATCTGAAGCACCACGCGTACCTTATATCGCTCAAATTATGAATGATGCGCCAGCTGTTGCATCTACTGACTACATGAAACTGTTCGCTGAACAAGTTCGTACTTATGTACCAGCAGATGATTACCGCGTATTAGGTACAGATGGTTTCGGTCGTTCTGATAGCCGTGAAAACCTGCGTCACCATTTCGAAGTTGATACTTCGTATGTGATTGTTGCTGCATTAGGTGAATTAGCTAAACGTGGTGAGATTGATGTGAAGGTTGTTGAAGAAGCAATCAAAAAATACAACATCAACCCTGAAAAAGTAAATCCACGTCTGGCGTAA